A portion of the Streptomyces sp. NBC_00376 genome contains these proteins:
- a CDS encoding peptidoglycan D,D-transpeptidase FtsI family protein, with protein MIRYIRRAAGLLLLLLVALLLNAARIQVLDADSLDNNPANRRLTIARYNQPRGNILIGGRSVTGSKNTGEQLKYERTYVNGPLYAPVTGYASQTYGTTLIENAEDSILSGTDSMLAPFPLWNEITRSQQPGGDVVTTIKDSMQRAAYEGLGGRRGAVAAVEPSTGKILALVSTPSYDPGQISGTGSSVTDAWARLNSAKSLPMLNRAIRQTYPPGSTFKIVTAAAALDARVVTDPDAETGTPSPYVLPGTSTTLPNEARGCENASLAEAIRVSCNTVMADLGVRVGLDGMVDAVRKFGFNDTGLRIPSGVAKSNFDTDMTKDQLALSSIGQFDTTATPLQMAMVASAVANGGDLRYPHLVDRTTTRSGSTVHQNGSRTYHRAMNPRTAMQLREMMVDVVDNGTGSNAAIDGVTVGGKTGTAQHGVDNSGLPYAWFISWAQAPDSAQPAVAVAVVVEDAAANRADISGGGSAAPIARSVMEAALRD; from the coding sequence CGCCTCACCATCGCCCGTTACAACCAGCCGCGCGGCAACATCCTGATCGGCGGCAGGTCCGTGACCGGGTCGAAGAACACCGGCGAACAGCTCAAGTACGAGCGCACCTACGTCAACGGCCCGCTGTACGCGCCGGTGACGGGTTACGCCTCGCAGACGTACGGCACGACCCTGATCGAGAACGCCGAGGACTCCATCCTCTCCGGCACCGACTCGATGCTCGCCCCGTTCCCGCTGTGGAACGAGATCACCCGGAGCCAGCAGCCCGGCGGTGACGTCGTCACGACCATCAAGGACTCGATGCAGCGCGCCGCGTACGAGGGGCTCGGCGGCCGGCGGGGCGCGGTCGCCGCCGTCGAACCGTCCACCGGGAAGATCCTGGCGCTGGTCTCGACCCCCTCGTACGATCCCGGGCAGATCTCGGGCACCGGTTCGTCCGTCACCGACGCCTGGGCGCGGCTGAACTCGGCGAAGAGCCTGCCGATGCTCAACCGGGCGATCCGGCAGACCTATCCGCCGGGCTCCACCTTCAAGATCGTGACCGCGGCGGCGGCGCTCGACGCGAGGGTCGTCACCGATCCGGACGCGGAGACCGGCACCCCGTCCCCGTATGTGCTGCCGGGTACGTCGACCACGCTGCCCAACGAGGCGCGGGGCTGCGAGAACGCCTCGCTCGCCGAGGCGATCCGGGTCTCCTGCAACACCGTGATGGCGGACCTGGGGGTCCGGGTCGGGCTCGACGGCATGGTGGACGCGGTGCGGAAGTTCGGCTTCAACGACACCGGGCTGAGGATCCCCTCGGGGGTGGCGAAGAGCAACTTCGACACCGACATGACCAAGGACCAGCTGGCGCTTTCGTCGATCGGGCAGTTCGACACGACGGCGACCCCGCTCCAGATGGCGATGGTGGCGTCCGCCGTGGCCAACGGCGGTGACCTCAGGTACCCGCACCTGGTCGACCGTACGACCACCCGCAGCGGCTCGACCGTCCACCAGAACGGTTCGCGCACCTACCACCGGGCGATGAACCCGCGCACGGCGATGCAGTTGCGGGAGATGATGGTGGACGTCGTGGACAACGGCACCGGGTCCAACGCCGCGATCGACGGGGTGACGGTCGGCGGCAAGACCGGCACCGCACAGCACGGCGTCGACAACTCGGGCCTGCCGTACGCCTGGTTCATCTCCTGGGCGCAGGCACCGGATTCCGCGCAGCCCGCGGTCGCGGTCGCGGTGGTCGTCGAGGACGCGGCGGCGAACCGGGCGGACATCAGCGGCGGCGGCAGCGCGGCCCCGATCGCCCGTTCCGTCATGGAGGCGGCCCTGCGAGACTGA
- a CDS encoding amidase family protein has protein sequence MAEASAAGRALARIAREDPRLCAFIEVWPERALADAGRAGGLPLAGMPFAVKGRTGIRSYAARRLIAAGAVPVGATSVPGPGTPWQTWGLGAHGRTVNPWRPDRTPGGSSAGSAVAVAAGLVGLATGSDGAGSVRIPAAWCGVFGLKTTNGLLPSPDRTGLASAGVLTRSVAGARTYLRTVLDVYEPVPPVLPVPAVFSPGPGYADVDPEVAAVVRGAVGRLVAAGVVRLVDRTCELLDPCEAWLSVRGGSPSPHAEEIRHANDAVLDALFARTPLLLTPVTPNRPHGHDGPGELYSTALTWAFNLSGHPAASVPAGFTADGCPVGLQLVAERGADVPLLGVAGAVEDVLTTKG, from the coding sequence ATGGCTGAAGCGAGTGCGGCGGGCCGGGCGTTGGCGCGCATCGCGCGGGAGGATCCCCGCCTGTGCGCCTTCATCGAGGTGTGGCCCGAGCGGGCGCTCGCCGACGCCGGGCGGGCCGGTGGACTGCCGCTGGCCGGGATGCCGTTCGCGGTCAAGGGTCGTACCGGCATCCGGTCGTACGCGGCCCGGCGGCTGATCGCGGCCGGTGCGGTGCCGGTCGGCGCGACGTCGGTGCCCGGACCCGGCACGCCCTGGCAGACCTGGGGCCTTGGCGCCCACGGCCGTACGGTCAACCCCTGGCGCCCCGACCGCACCCCCGGCGGCTCGTCGGCGGGTTCTGCGGTCGCGGTCGCGGCGGGCCTCGTGGGGCTGGCGACCGGCAGCGACGGGGCGGGTTCGGTGCGGATCCCGGCGGCGTGGTGCGGGGTGTTCGGCCTGAAGACGACGAACGGTCTGCTGCCCTCCCCCGACCGCACCGGGCTGGCCTCCGCCGGGGTGCTGACCCGGTCGGTGGCCGGGGCCCGGACCTATCTGCGCACCGTCCTGGACGTGTACGAGCCGGTGCCGCCCGTCCTCCCCGTACCGGCCGTCTTCAGCCCCGGTCCGGGGTACGCGGATGTCGACCCGGAGGTCGCGGCGGTCGTCCGGGGTGCGGTGGGGCGGCTGGTGGCGGCCGGGGTGGTGCGTCTGGTGGACCGTACGTGCGAGCTGCTCGACCCGTGCGAGGCGTGGTTGTCGGTCCGGGGCGGGTCGCCGTCGCCGCACGCCGAGGAGATCAGGCACGCGAACGACGCGGTGCTGGACGCCCTGTTCGCCCGTACGCCGCTGCTGCTCACGCCGGTCACGCCCAACCGCCCGCACGGTCACGACGGTCCGGGCGAGCTCTACTCGACCGCGCTGACCTGGGCGTTCAACCTGAGCGGCCATCCGGCGGCCAGTGTGCCCGCCGGGTTCACGGCGGACGGCTGCCCGGTCGGGCTCCAGCTGGTCGCGGAGCGCGGGGCCGACGTCCCGCTGCTCGGGGTGGCCGGTGCGGTGGAGGACGTGCTGACCACGAAGGGCTGA
- a CDS encoding ADP-ribosylglycohydrolase family protein produces the protein MTTSTPHPAAGPAAARRSLEGLSLGDAFGERWFPLFREPRRAFNEIKARRTPEEPVWHWTDDTALARALMRVVEEHGRVEQDRLALCFALAFEADPARGYGHGMHILLPELLTSPADWRTLAPELFEGGSLGNGAAMRVAPLGAHFHQDVELAAAQAALQAAVTHAHPEGIAGAVAVAVAAALSVRGEFTLAAVADRTPEGLVRDGLRRAVDVPFATEPWKAADLLGNGQRIRADDTVPFALWTAARHPDDLEAALWATAEGLGDVDTTCAITGGVVGAATGVDGVPEPWLKRREPLD, from the coding sequence ATGACGACCTCGACCCCGCACCCCGCCGCAGGCCCCGCGGCCGCCCGCCGGAGCCTCGAAGGACTGTCCCTGGGCGACGCGTTCGGAGAGCGGTGGTTCCCGCTCTTCCGCGAGCCCCGCCGGGCGTTCAACGAGATCAAGGCACGCCGCACCCCCGAGGAGCCGGTCTGGCACTGGACCGACGACACCGCGCTGGCTCGGGCCCTGATGCGCGTCGTCGAGGAGCACGGCCGGGTCGAGCAGGACCGCCTCGCGCTCTGCTTCGCCCTCGCCTTCGAGGCGGACCCGGCCCGTGGCTACGGCCACGGCATGCACATCCTGCTGCCCGAACTGCTGACCTCGCCGGCCGACTGGCGCACCCTGGCGCCCGAGCTCTTCGAGGGCGGCAGCCTCGGCAACGGCGCGGCGATGCGGGTCGCACCGCTCGGCGCCCACTTCCACCAGGACGTCGAACTCGCCGCCGCGCAGGCCGCACTCCAGGCGGCCGTCACCCACGCGCACCCGGAGGGGATCGCGGGCGCGGTGGCGGTCGCCGTCGCGGCGGCGCTCTCGGTCCGCGGCGAGTTCACCCTGGCCGCCGTCGCCGACCGGACCCCGGAAGGGCTCGTACGGGACGGGCTGCGCCGGGCCGTGGACGTACCCTTCGCCACCGAGCCGTGGAAGGCGGCCGATCTGCTGGGCAACGGACAGCGGATCCGCGCCGACGACACCGTCCCGTTCGCCCTGTGGACGGCGGCCCGGCACCCGGACGACCTGGAGGCGGCGCTCTGGGCGACGGCCGAGGGCCTCGGCGACGTCGACACCACCTGCGCCATCACCGGCGGCGTCGTAGGCGCGGCCACCGGGGTCGACGGGGTGCCCGAGCCCTGGCTGAAGCGCCGCGAACCACTGGACTGA
- a CDS encoding ferritin-like domain-containing protein codes for MSTHDLYTTAPAAPSWQVPASGAARFSWDYDDGRERLLALYQKGKDKQWDGNKRIDWSLEVDPTDPLGTPDEVLTLYGTPHWAKMTEKDRGELRKHYTSWQFSQFLHGEQGAMICAARIVESVPDMDAKFYSATQTMDEARHAEIYGRFLHEKVGMLYPINDNLQGLLGDTLRDSRWDMPYLGMQVLIEGLALAAFGMIRDTTTKPLPKQILAYVMQDEARHVAFGRMALRDYYKQLSDAELREREEFVIEGCYLMRDRLSGVEVLENFGIAKQEAKDLSEHSEFLQLFRKLLFSRIVPCVKDIGLWGERLQKAYVDMGVFDLGDSNLDLLMTQDEEIAEQLDRDRFAAEEQARVAEVEEAIAQGAPVE; via the coding sequence GTGTCGACACACGACCTCTACACCACCGCCCCCGCAGCACCGTCGTGGCAGGTGCCCGCCTCCGGCGCCGCCCGCTTCAGCTGGGACTACGACGACGGCCGCGAACGCCTGCTCGCCCTCTACCAGAAGGGCAAGGACAAGCAGTGGGACGGCAACAAGCGCATCGACTGGTCCCTGGAGGTCGACCCCACCGACCCGCTCGGCACCCCCGACGAGGTCCTCACCCTGTACGGCACCCCGCACTGGGCGAAGATGACCGAGAAGGACCGGGGCGAGCTGCGCAAGCACTACACCTCCTGGCAGTTCAGCCAGTTCCTCCACGGCGAGCAGGGCGCCATGATCTGCGCGGCCCGGATCGTGGAGTCCGTCCCCGACATGGACGCGAAGTTCTACTCCGCGACCCAGACCATGGACGAGGCGCGGCACGCGGAGATATACGGCCGGTTCCTGCACGAGAAGGTCGGGATGCTCTACCCGATCAACGACAACCTCCAGGGCCTGCTCGGCGACACCCTGCGCGACTCCCGCTGGGACATGCCCTACCTCGGCATGCAGGTCCTCATCGAGGGCCTCGCGCTGGCCGCGTTCGGCATGATCCGCGACACCACGACCAAGCCGCTGCCCAAGCAGATCCTCGCGTACGTCATGCAGGACGAGGCCCGGCACGTCGCGTTCGGGCGGATGGCGCTGCGCGACTACTACAAGCAGCTGAGCGACGCCGAACTGCGCGAGCGCGAGGAGTTCGTCATCGAGGGCTGCTACCTGATGCGGGACCGGCTCAGCGGCGTCGAGGTGCTGGAGAACTTCGGCATCGCCAAGCAGGAGGCCAAGGACCTCTCCGAGCACTCGGAGTTCCTCCAGCTCTTCCGGAAGCTGCTGTTCAGCCGGATAGTGCCGTGCGTCAAGGACATCGGCCTGTGGGGCGAACGGCTCCAGAAGGCCTACGTCGACATGGGCGTCTTCGACCTCGGCGACTCCAACCTGGACCTGCTGATGACCCAGGACGAGGAGATAGCCGAACAGCTGGACCGGGACCGCTTCGCGGCGGAGGAACAGGCCAGGGTCGCCGAGGTCGAGGAGGCGATAGCCCAGGGCGCCCCCGTCGAGTGA
- a CDS encoding AurF N-oxygenase family protein, whose amino-acid sequence MTTVSERDVQLLRDALGPLRNREQIAERLLDSSAKHSFDPDKELDWDAPVEDGKWFWPPELVSLYDTPLWRKMSEEQRMELSRHEAASLASLGIWFEIILMQLLVRHIYDRPVTSNHVRYALTEIADECRHSMMFGRMIEWGGSPDYPVPRVYHNLARVLKTISTTPGSFAATLLGEEILDWMQRLTFPDERVQTLVRGVTRIHVVEEARHVRYAREELRRQMVTAPRWERELTRVSCGEAARVFSVCFINPRVYENVGLDRHEAVAQVKASGHRAEVMQSGAKRLTDFFDDIGVLNGVGRRLWKSSGLLA is encoded by the coding sequence ATGACCACAGTGAGCGAACGCGACGTCCAGCTGCTTCGCGACGCACTCGGCCCGCTCCGGAACCGCGAACAGATCGCCGAGCGGCTGCTCGACTCCTCGGCCAAGCACTCCTTCGACCCGGACAAGGAACTCGACTGGGACGCGCCGGTCGAGGACGGCAAGTGGTTCTGGCCGCCCGAGCTGGTATCGCTCTACGACACCCCGCTGTGGCGGAAGATGTCCGAGGAGCAGCGGATGGAGCTGTCCAGGCACGAGGCGGCCTCGCTCGCCTCGCTGGGCATCTGGTTCGAGATCATCCTCATGCAGCTGCTGGTCCGGCACATCTACGACCGGCCGGTGACCAGCAATCACGTCCGCTACGCGCTCACCGAGATCGCCGACGAGTGCCGGCACTCGATGATGTTCGGCCGCATGATCGAGTGGGGCGGGTCGCCCGACTACCCGGTGCCGCGCGTCTATCACAACCTCGCGCGGGTGCTGAAGACCATCTCCACCACTCCTGGTTCGTTCGCCGCGACCCTGCTCGGCGAGGAGATCCTGGACTGGATGCAGCGGCTGACCTTCCCGGACGAGCGCGTCCAGACGCTGGTACGCGGCGTGACCCGCATCCATGTGGTCGAGGAGGCGCGGCACGTCCGCTACGCCCGCGAGGAGCTGCGCCGCCAGATGGTGACCGCCCCGCGCTGGGAGCGCGAGCTGACCCGGGTGAGCTGCGGCGAGGCGGCCCGTGTCTTCTCCGTCTGCTTCATCAACCCCCGGGTGTACGAGAACGTCGGCCTGGACCGCCACGAGGCGGTCGCCCAGGTGAAGGCGAGCGGCCACCGGGCGGAGGTCATGCAGTCGGGCGCGAAGCGGCTGACGGACTTCTTCGACGACATCGGGGTGCTGAACGGGGTGGGACGCAGGCTGTGGAAGAGCTCCGGTCTGCTGGCCTGA
- a CDS encoding TetR/AcrR family transcriptional regulator, translated as MTPAAATAPPARAYRRLGVEERRAQLLGAALTLFAHRAPDEVSLDEVATVAGVSRPLVYRYFPGGRQQLYEAALRSAAEQLILCFTEPPVGPPTERVTRVLDRYLAFVDEHDTGFSALLRGGCVVETSRTSAIVDEVRRAAAEQILQHLGSGAAAGPRLRMMVRTWIAAVEAASLIWLDEGKQPAAAELRDWLVDQLMVLLAATAATDPETASAVAALLPLETAAGPAGRLAQRLVPVLGEAAHLLPEDG; from the coding sequence ATGACCCCTGCTGCCGCCACCGCGCCGCCGGCCCGCGCGTACCGAAGGCTCGGCGTCGAGGAGCGCCGCGCCCAGCTCCTCGGCGCGGCCCTCACCCTCTTCGCCCACCGGGCCCCCGACGAGGTCTCGCTCGACGAGGTCGCGACGGTCGCCGGGGTGTCCCGCCCGCTCGTGTACCGCTACTTCCCGGGCGGGCGGCAGCAGTTGTACGAGGCGGCGCTGAGGTCCGCCGCCGAGCAGCTGATCCTGTGCTTCACCGAGCCGCCGGTGGGTCCGCCCACCGAGCGGGTGACCCGGGTGCTCGACCGCTACCTCGCCTTCGTCGACGAGCACGACACCGGTTTCAGCGCGCTGCTGCGCGGTGGCTGCGTCGTCGAGACCTCCCGTACGTCGGCGATCGTCGACGAGGTACGGCGGGCGGCGGCCGAGCAGATACTGCAGCACCTGGGCAGCGGCGCGGCGGCCGGCCCGAGGCTGCGGATGATGGTGCGCACCTGGATCGCGGCCGTCGAGGCGGCATCGCTGATCTGGCTGGACGAGGGGAAGCAGCCGGCCGCGGCCGAGCTGCGCGACTGGCTGGTCGACCAGTTGATGGTGCTGCTGGCGGCCACTGCGGCGACGGACCCGGAGACCGCGTCGGCGGTGGCGGCGCTGCTGCCGCTGGAGACCGCCGCGGGTCCGGCCGGACGGCTGGCACAGCGGCTGGTGCCGGTCCTCGGCGAGGCGGCCCATCTGCTGCCCGAGGACGGCTGA
- a CDS encoding outer membrane protein assembly factor BamB family protein translates to MEALRQDDPRRFGPYTVLARVRETASAVQYLAHVAASQDAVVITAARPELAALPAFRRRFQAEARTADRLTGGWVQPQLGGPEDAADDATDEDLLWTAGPYVPALTLAEAIEATGPLPERAVRILGAGIAETLSRVHATGAVLQGLAPRTVLLAGDGPRLTAFGPLGAAAAAEARSGGQLSVRLGYLTPEQVTGEEPGPASDLFVLGLLLAYAATGTTPLADGPAAEGAERIARTEPELGAVPEELRDLIARCLEKDPADRPSAGTVAAELALEGAAGLAKGGWLPEALAAAVAEQGARARETVAAGGPVEGPAEGLVDTPVDAPVDAPPREPVDTPPGAPADGAEAVEPLPLPLPDTRTAQFGNLARQAPRTDRPTTQLSVPPELTGRPADPAPAPLPSGPAGPTSALPGGVPAVPPPMVAPAPLPIPAGRSALSAARPASPAAGRRTLLIGLAAGAAGLVVGGGGVLALGGGDGTADDPKPSPSHSGPTVAGLPPQPRWVYTHPTAEPAPLTAAVWNDRLLVLTGKNGATAVDLRTGRRAWQNADAADGQAALPAGKDLCFVAAPSGFLWLSPKDGKTVHRVEHAALSPEMPKLSAPAFVGASGPVIWFTGSETVTVKAPPPKKGKKRGKDKQVIRAYLFAYDIVRREQLWRAPVPAGRAPGTPVHRLIAVGRNDLVVRQSPATLTPGDVRAAKGKAVFRSFDRKTGKALWTKQFGTVAPDAAAMGDDQGLLYAAVGDDLQAFETPAGKPKWTLNGTSGTPYGTPVATGAVLHTTNRNQEVGAVERETGRLRWRRSTEAAIGTAAPAVTLSTTGRTLLASDGSQVTAFAAEDGRRLWKFQDIGTQDPKGPTVTAPYRVLASGRTVVVQRDRIFYAFPVA, encoded by the coding sequence ATGGAGGCGCTGCGTCAGGACGATCCACGCCGCTTCGGCCCGTACACCGTGCTTGCACGGGTACGCGAGACCGCGAGCGCCGTGCAGTACCTAGCGCACGTCGCGGCCTCGCAGGACGCGGTGGTGATCACCGCCGCCCGCCCCGAACTCGCCGCGCTGCCCGCCTTCCGGCGCCGTTTCCAGGCGGAGGCCCGCACCGCGGACCGGCTGACCGGCGGCTGGGTCCAGCCGCAGCTGGGCGGCCCGGAAGATGCCGCGGACGACGCCACGGACGAGGACCTGCTGTGGACGGCGGGACCGTACGTGCCCGCGCTGACGCTCGCCGAGGCGATCGAGGCCACCGGACCGCTTCCCGAACGTGCCGTGCGGATACTGGGCGCGGGCATCGCCGAGACCCTCTCCCGGGTCCACGCCACCGGAGCCGTGCTCCAGGGCCTGGCCCCCCGGACGGTGCTGCTGGCCGGGGACGGGCCGCGCCTCACCGCGTTCGGCCCGCTGGGCGCGGCGGCGGCCGCCGAGGCCCGGTCCGGCGGCCAGTTGTCCGTACGGCTCGGCTATCTGACCCCGGAACAGGTCACGGGCGAGGAGCCCGGACCGGCTTCCGACCTCTTCGTGCTGGGCCTGCTGCTGGCGTACGCGGCGACCGGCACGACCCCGCTCGCCGACGGCCCGGCCGCCGAGGGCGCCGAGCGGATCGCCCGCACCGAACCCGAACTCGGCGCGGTTCCGGAGGAGTTGCGCGACCTGATCGCCCGCTGCCTGGAGAAGGACCCGGCCGACCGGCCGAGCGCCGGGACGGTGGCGGCCGAACTCGCCCTGGAGGGGGCGGCGGGCCTGGCGAAGGGCGGCTGGCTGCCGGAAGCGCTGGCGGCCGCGGTGGCGGAGCAGGGGGCGCGGGCCCGGGAGACGGTCGCGGCCGGCGGACCGGTGGAAGGACCGGCCGAAGGCCTCGTGGACACCCCGGTGGACGCCCCGGTGGACGCCCCGCCCCGCGAGCCGGTGGACACCCCGCCGGGCGCACCGGCCGACGGGGCCGAGGCCGTCGAACCGCTCCCGCTCCCGCTCCCGGACACGCGGACCGCCCAGTTCGGGAACCTCGCGCGCCAGGCCCCCAGGACCGACCGGCCGACGACCCAGCTCTCCGTCCCGCCCGAGCTCACCGGCCGCCCGGCCGACCCGGCCCCGGCGCCCCTCCCCTCCGGACCCGCCGGACCCACCTCGGCTCTCCCCGGCGGGGTGCCCGCCGTGCCCCCGCCGATGGTCGCTCCGGCCCCTCTGCCGATCCCCGCAGGGCGCTCCGCGCTCTCCGCCGCACGACCCGCCTCCCCCGCCGCCGGCCGGCGCACCCTGCTCATCGGGCTCGCCGCCGGGGCCGCCGGACTGGTCGTCGGCGGAGGCGGTGTCCTCGCCCTGGGCGGCGGCGACGGGACGGCCGACGACCCCAAGCCCTCGCCGAGCCACAGCGGTCCCACCGTCGCGGGACTGCCGCCGCAGCCCCGCTGGGTTTACACGCACCCGACGGCGGAACCGGCACCGCTCACCGCCGCCGTCTGGAACGACCGGCTGCTCGTGCTGACCGGCAAGAACGGCGCGACTGCCGTGGACCTGCGCACCGGACGCCGTGCCTGGCAGAACGCGGACGCCGCCGACGGACAAGCCGCCCTCCCCGCCGGCAAGGACCTCTGCTTCGTCGCAGCTCCGTCCGGCTTCCTCTGGCTGTCGCCGAAGGACGGGAAGACCGTGCACCGGGTGGAGCACGCCGCACTGTCCCCCGAGATGCCGAAGCTGTCGGCCCCGGCATTCGTCGGCGCGTCCGGGCCGGTGATCTGGTTCACCGGCTCCGAGACGGTCACCGTCAAGGCCCCGCCGCCGAAGAAGGGCAAGAAGCGCGGCAAGGACAAGCAGGTGATCAGGGCCTATCTCTTCGCGTACGACATCGTGCGGCGTGAGCAGTTGTGGCGGGCCCCGGTGCCGGCCGGACGCGCCCCCGGCACCCCCGTCCACCGGCTGATCGCGGTCGGCCGGAACGACCTGGTGGTACGCCAGAGCCCGGCCACCCTCACCCCCGGCGACGTCCGGGCCGCGAAGGGCAAGGCCGTCTTCCGGAGCTTCGACCGCAAGACCGGCAAGGCGCTGTGGACCAAGCAGTTCGGCACCGTCGCCCCCGACGCGGCGGCCATGGGCGACGACCAGGGCCTCCTGTACGCGGCGGTGGGCGACGATCTCCAGGCGTTCGAGACCCCGGCCGGCAAGCCGAAGTGGACGCTGAACGGCACCAGCGGGACCCCGTACGGCACCCCCGTAGCCACCGGCGCCGTGCTGCACACCACCAACCGCAACCAGGAAGTCGGCGCGGTCGAGCGGGAGACCGGGCGGCTGCGCTGGCGCCGCTCGACGGAGGCCGCGATCGGCACCGCCGCGCCCGCCGTCACCCTCAGCACGACCGGCCGCACGCTGCTGGCCTCGGACGGCTCCCAGGTCACCGCGTTCGCGGCCGAGGACGGCCGGCGGCTGTGGAAGTTCCAGGACATCGGCACCCAGGACCCGAAGGGCCCCACGGTCACCGCCCCGTACCGGGTACTGGCCTCCGGCCGGACCGTCGTCGTACAACGCGACCGGATCTTCTACGCGTTCCCGGTCGCCTAG
- a CDS encoding C40 family peptidase — protein sequence MSGGVLRTVCTAAVAAVVAASPAAAAAPAPGPAAGANRSVAQLLSELRKLYQQAEEATETYNGTNAELKKRAAQAKKLDAELVAARTALADSQDEAGQLAREQYQGRSDLSAYMRLLLSRDPEHLLDQEHVIRRAATARAATVKRLTGAEKRADELATESRKVLDRQQVLAAKQKKQRDTVRARLKAVESMLAKLSGSQLTEVSRLEQRNVEKAQGALAASGALSSTRPPSEAGGEAVKYAIAQVGKPYVWGGEGPDSFDCSGLTSRAWAKAGQVIPRTSQEQWRQLRKVPVNALRPGDLVIYFPKATHVALYIGNGLVVQAPRPGSKVKVSPVASNPLLGAVRPDPRNAALSSYKPPQLPQGASAGSDAGYSSSSAPSASGK from the coding sequence GTGTCGGGCGGAGTCCTGCGTACGGTCTGTACCGCGGCCGTGGCCGCAGTCGTCGCGGCCTCGCCGGCGGCCGCCGCGGCCCCGGCGCCGGGCCCGGCCGCGGGTGCGAACAGGAGCGTCGCGCAGCTCCTGTCCGAGCTGCGGAAGCTGTACCAGCAGGCCGAGGAGGCCACCGAGACGTACAACGGGACCAACGCGGAGCTGAAGAAGCGCGCGGCGCAGGCCAAGAAGCTCGACGCCGAGCTCGTCGCCGCCCGGACCGCGCTGGCCGACAGCCAGGACGAGGCCGGGCAGCTGGCCCGGGAGCAGTATCAGGGGCGGTCCGACCTCTCCGCGTACATGCGGCTCCTGCTGTCCCGGGATCCCGAACACCTGCTGGACCAGGAACATGTGATCCGGCGTGCGGCGACCGCACGGGCGGCGACGGTGAAGCGGCTCACCGGGGCCGAGAAGCGTGCCGACGAACTGGCCACCGAGTCCCGCAAGGTGCTCGACCGGCAGCAGGTCCTGGCCGCGAAGCAGAAGAAGCAGCGGGACACGGTCCGGGCGCGACTGAAGGCCGTCGAATCGATGCTGGCCAAGCTCTCCGGCTCGCAGCTCACCGAGGTGTCCCGGCTCGAACAGCGGAACGTGGAGAAGGCGCAGGGCGCCCTGGCCGCCTCGGGGGCCCTGTCCTCGACCCGGCCGCCGTCCGAAGCGGGCGGGGAGGCGGTCAAGTACGCGATCGCGCAGGTCGGCAAGCCGTACGTGTGGGGCGGGGAGGGGCCCGACTCGTTCGACTGCTCGGGGCTCACCTCGCGGGCCTGGGCGAAGGCCGGCCAGGTCATTCCGCGGACCTCGCAGGAGCAGTGGCGGCAGCTGCGGAAGGTGCCGGTGAACGCGCTGCGCCCCGGTGACCTGGTGATCTACTTCCCGAAGGCCACCCATGTGGCGCTGTACATCGGCAACGGCCTGGTGGTGCAGGCGCCCCGGCCGGGCTCGAAGGTGAAGGTCTCGCCAGTCGCGTCGAATCCGCTGCTCGGCGCCGTACGGCCCGATCCGCGGAACGCGGCGCTGTCCTCGTACAAGCCGCCGCAGCTCCCGCAGGGAGCCTCGGCGGGCTCGGACGCGGGATACAGCTCCTCGTCGGCCCCCTCGGCCTCCGGGAAGTAG